One Spea bombifrons isolate aSpeBom1 chromosome 1, aSpeBom1.2.pri, whole genome shotgun sequence DNA window includes the following coding sequences:
- the LOC128474112 gene encoding coiled-coil domain-containing protein 17-like codes for MTDFLRCPSCNMTFKSSMLLEKHREKFCIGGDVGRVRKTQTPQDMVNRLRHFRRKQEDHQQKHNMKELSDNKIAMMDHMVDPSKDKLERENTGKTYRVESRARDQDTQLRYLAEAHNKQINEIMSQNKILEKQRDDIVERLNEIAAQNRNASYLEKMIKHLNDQEQKNELLLETMKQQIDMLQAESMKRRMRSRDSDHPTPQRIEKLQPTVHHAYIPFYGGGSLTSEISAMRLTYLQNGGNDPVILAHLQDLLTEAQLIEKQEKHARPLRKKTKKEHGTAKWHMNEKLINLEMENQLLEEQLFKLQLQRQKKSRLPRTTSREPDKGLQLPKFLKEHTHQNITTLNAELEVLKHELEIQKLRRRIKTSVTRRTNPKPPAFLPMEESHDIINLPKPLPNLSHGLDPAPYDPIAGLVVFYDYLLGLDPSYRVCRLAVSLCNGGQEMGSPLPLPPVYCESSPSKFSDSKKQNLAILATKQAVPRVRPSPNISLIIELQASGGYDPYGQEVSRLIPRGWVKLDIFDYQNRVISGQWKVPIRILPVKPSLTTGALNGVPQLENAELYVRLVNARDADTQSLYPIDSNNSGFYKYPPLTSAYFYPEELMLPSPQYHPYLFTNTQATYGNNMDSPPSRIRIRTQ; via the exons GTTAACAGACTAAGACATTTTAGGAGGAAACAGGAAGATCatcagcagaaacataacatgaAAGAATTAAGCGACAATAAAATAGCCATGATGGACCATATGGTAGATCCAAGTAAGGATAAACTGGAAAGAGAAAAT ACTGGCAAAACCTATAGGGTGGAATCGAGGGCTCGTGATCAGGACACACAGCTCCGCTATCTAGCAGAAGCTCACAACAAACAGATCAATGAAATTATGTCTCAAAACAAGATCTTGGAAAAACAGCGAGACG ACATTGTAGAGAGATTAAACGAAATAGCTGCTCAAAACAGGAATGCAAGTTACCTCGagaaaatgataaaacatttgAATGACCAAGAACAGAAGAATGAACTCCTTCTGGAGACGATGAAGCAACAGATAGATATGCTACAGGCTGAATCTAT GAAAAGAAGAATGCGCAGTAGAGATAGTGACCACCCTACCCCTCAAAGAATAGAAAAACTTCAACCAACTGTTCATCATGCCTACATTCCCTTCTATGGAGGAGGAAGCCTTACTTCTGAGATAAG TGCCATGCGCCTGACTTATCTACAGAATGGAGGAAATGATCCTGTGATCCTGGCACATTTACAGGATCTTTTAACTGAAGCCCAGCTAATAGAAAAACAAGAGAAACACGCACGACCTCTtcggaagaaaacaaaaa AAGAACATGGAACTGCAAAGTGGCACATGAATGAGAAGTTAATTAATCTTGAAATGGAAAATCAGCTGCTGGAGGAACAGCTTTTTAAACTTCAACttcaaagacaaaagaaaagcaGGCTTCCCAGGACAACTAGCAGAG aACCCGATAAAGGTTTACAATTACCAAAGTTCCTGAAAGAGCATACTCATCAAAACATAACGACACTAAATGCTGAACTGGAAGTGTTAAAACATGAGCTGGAAATCCAAAAGCTGAGGCGTCGGATAAAAACATCGGTCACTCGCCGAACCAATCCAAAGCCACCTGCGTTCCTCCCAATG gaagaaAGCCATGATATCATAAATCTTCCAAAACCTTTACCAAACCTCTCTCATGGATTAGATCCTGCCCCATATGATCCAAT TGCGGGGCTTGTGGTGTTTTATGATTATCTGCTTGGACTTGACCCATCCTACCGTGTATGTCGTTTAGCTGTGAGTCTGTGCAATGGGGGACAGGAGATGGGCAGTCCACTGCCCCTGCCTCCAGTTTACTGTGAATCTTCGCCATCCAAATTCTCTGACAGCAAGAAACAGAATCTAGCAATATTAGCCACAAAGCAGGCTGTCCCCAG AGTGCGTCCTTCTCCAAATATATCATTGATAATTGAACTGCAAGCATCAGGAGGATACGATCCTTATGGCCAGGAAGTTAGCCGTTTAATTCCTAGAGGATGGGTTAAGCTAGACATTTTTGACTATCAAAACCGAGTCATTAGTGGACAGTGGAAAGTTCCAATACGCATCCTCCCAGTCAAGCCTTCTCTTACTACTGGAGCGCTGAATGGAGTACCTCAG TTAGAAAATGCAGAATTGTATGTTCGTCTTGTAAATGCAAGGGATGCAGATACACAAAGTCTTTACCCCATTGACTCCAACAATTCAGGGTTCTACAAATACCCCCCTTTG ACTTCAGCATATTTCTATCCTGAAGAACTCATGCTTCCATCACCTCAGTACCATCCCTACCTTTTCACGAATACACAAGCCACATATGGCAATAACATGGATTCGCCTCCTTCAAGGATCAGAATAAGGACACAGTGA
- the LOC128474122 gene encoding uncharacterized protein LOC128474122 — protein MPVILPQLPKSMFTSYDPKYTPGYTSFVPKLRSDIGKVYGNANLRFLDHEPGLRRTQRVSFMEWDNQHGPSRSAHLDRRVFDHHSKMTVQGHEKNWNNQNGYFHQGDTKYPFTQMRHTHDGDPRTSSVIYTVEQIKHDLNKPMEWMPSEPDRYGSLRHEQDSMKYPSSCHERSEQIYPSSNLLPTGNVKMKEINDREPAKNICKTNDYIQKRQGKLIYRTDGGLMPNYSGYTPGQMFAFGKTWGRSSRNAIEKVHGQPFLWTSLL, from the exons CTATACAAGTTTTGTTCCCAAACTTCGAAGTGATATTGGTAAAGTTTATGGGAATGCCAACTTAAGGTTCCTAGACCATGAGCCTGGCCTGCGAAgaacacaaagggtatcattcATGGAATGGGATAATCAACACGGTCCTTCACGCTCAGCACACCTTGACAGGAGAGTGTTCGACCATCATTCAAAAATGACAGTACAGGGGCATGAGAAAAACTGGAATAATCAAAATG GATATTTTCATCAGGGAGATACAAAGTATCCATTTACccaaatgagacatacacaCGATGGAGACCCACGGACATCATCAGTAATCTATACAGTGGAGCAAATAAAACATGACTTAAACAAGCCTATGGAATGGATGCCATCAGAACCTGACAGATATGGATCATTGAGACATGAACAGGATAGTATGAAATATCCGTCATCATGCCATGAGAGATCTGAACAG aTTTATCCTTCCTCAAACCTTCTTCCTActggaaatgtaaaaatgaaagaaatcaaTGACAGAGAGCCTGCAAAAAACATCTGCAAAACAAATGATTATATTCAGAAAAGACAAGGGAAATTAATTTATAGAACGGATGGTGGTCTCATGCCTAATTACTCAGGATATACACCtg GGCAGATGTTTGCTTTCGGGAAGACTTGGGGCCGAAGCAGCAGAAATGCCATAGAGAAAGTGCATGGACAGCCTTTCCTTTGGACATCTCTTCTTTAG